The following proteins are encoded in a genomic region of Vulpes vulpes isolate BD-2025 chromosome X, VulVul3, whole genome shotgun sequence:
- the PNMA6E gene encoding paraneoplastic antigen Ma6E translates to MAVPLAILHDWCRWMGVNAHRSLLILGIPDDCEEEEFQDAVKAALWPLGRYRVLGKAFRKELGSRVALVEFAQYLNRSLIPRQIAGKGGPWPVVFLPQAPDSDSQDRPDFPAQPQTEARAGQAGEAGAVGKERAAGVTGAASEDRREGEEGATGEAGAAGVVGGASKEGRGGEEAAGEAGAAGEEEAIGEVGAASEAGAAGEVGAAGDKGCERKEEAAGVEGAVGEAGAVGEAGTEDEGIVLDEGAEDAGAVSLVGEDGGVLGEEGAAGVAGTGGEAGAAGEAGVAGEAGAAGVAGVAGEAGVAGEAGAAGVAEDEGAVSDEEGAAGDTGIAGVPGSVSMAGAAGEAGTAGEEGAAGAVDEGGSWIQQWGQAWQPVPEDAAYGELRTFSGMEDPEQESFEVWLEHANDMLFVWRHVPEGERRRWLMESLGGLALEFMCGLLAENPNMLAQDCLAAMVQVFGDKDPCVTARLKFLTCAQRPQETLFAYVMRLEGLLQSALEKGAIHPTVADQARARQVLMRARSNEMLQNKLKRMRLERRPPGFLGMLRLIREAEAWEAAPATGEQFQVEEGPPMYVRVLAVVPAAAARQELAEASPANEDASQGALARQVLTEGAPAGAGETEASPANEDRAEPAPADVEADEAVPGTAEAGGAAPEPHDGAKATPAPGEASKVFPATREDEDAPASAGLGQARPSEAPGGPTPAQMGTASRVGPGGPGCGPEGLAQAGDQEAGEPLEEGLKPIPDESGNEDGAGGTGLPKSSSGI, encoded by the coding sequence ATGGCAGTGCCACTGGCAATACTGCATGACTGGTGCAGGTGGATGGGCGTGAATGCACACCGTTCCTTGCTCATCCTGGGCATCCCAGATGACTGTGAGGAAGAGGAATTCCAGGATGCCGTGAAGGCTGCCCTGTGGCCCCTGGGCAGATACCGAGTGCTGGGCAAAGCGTTCAGAAAGGAGCTCGGATCCAGGGTCGCCTTAGTGGAGTTTGCTCAGTATTTAAACCGAAGTTTGATCCCTCGACAAATAGCAGGCAAAGGAGGACCCTGGCCTGTGGTCTTTCTGCCCCAGGCTCCTGATTCAGATTCACAGGATAGACCCGAtttccctgcccagccccagaCGGAAGCAAGGGCCGGCCAGGCAGGTGAGGCAGGAGCTGTAGGTAAAGAAAGGGCTGCCGGTGTCACAGGAGCTGCAAGTGAGGACAGGcgtgaaggagaggaaggagctaCAGGTGAGGCAGGAGCTGCAGGTGTGGTAGGAGGTGCAAGTAAGGAAGGCCGtggaggtgaggaagctgcaggtGAGGCAGGAGCTGCAGGTGAGGAAGAAGCCATAGGTGAAGTGGGAGCTGCAAGTGAGGCAGGAGCAGCAGGTGAGGTGGGAGCCGCAGGTGATAAAGGatgtgaaaggaaggaagaagctgcAGGTGTGGAAGGAGCTGTAGGCGAGGCAGGAGCTGTAGGTGAGGCAGGAACTGAAGATGAAGGGATAGTGTTAGATGAGGGAGCTGAAGATGCAGGAGCTGTGAGTTTGGTAGGAGAAGATGGGGGAGTACTCGGTGAAGAGGGAGCTGCAGGTGTGGCAGGAACAGGAGGTGAGGCAGGAGCTGCCGGTGAGGCGGGAGTTGCCGGTGAGGCGGGAGCTGCCGGTGTGGCAGGAGTTGCCGGTGAGGCAGGAGTTGCCGGTGAGGCAGGAGCTGCCGGTGTGGCAGAAGATGAAGGGGCAGTGTCTGATGAGGAGGGAGCCGCAGGTGACACAGGAATCGCAGGTGTGCCGGGATCTGTGAGTATGGCAGGAGCAGCAGGGGAGGCGGGCACTGCAGGGGAGGAAGGAGCTGCAGGAGCCGTAGATGAGGGAGGATCCTGGATCCAGCAGTGGGGCCAGGCTTGGCAGCCTGTGCCAGAAGACGCGGCCTATGGGGAATTGAGAACCTTCTCCGGGATGGAAGATCCAGAGCAAGAGTCCTTTGAGGTCTGGCTGGAGCACGCCAACGACATGCTGTTCGTGTGGCGCCACGTGccagaaggggagaggaggcggTGGCTGATGGAAAGCTTGGGGGGCCTCGCGCTCGAGTTCATGTGCGGCCTCCTGGCCGAAAATCCCAACATGCTCGCGCAGGATTGCCTGGCCGCAATGGTGCAGGTGTTCGGAGACAAGGATCCCTGCGTGACCGCGCGGCTGAAGTTCCTGACGTGCGCCCAGCGGCCCCAGGAGACTCTGTTTGCCTACGTGATGCGCCTGGAAGGCCTGCTGCAGTCGGCCCTGGAGAAGGGGGCCATCCATCCCACCGTCGCCGACCAGGCTCGCGCCAGGCAGGTGCTGATGCGGGCTCGCTCCAACGAGATGCTCCAGAACAAGCTGAAGAGGATGCGGCTGGAGAGGAGACCACCCGGCTTCCTGGGGATGCTGCGGCTCATCCGCGAGGCCGAGGCGTGGGAGGCCGCCCCAGCTACGGGTGAGCAGTTCCAAGTGGAAGAAGGGCCCCCCATGTATGTCAGGGTCCTGGCTGTTGTgccggccgccgccgccaggCAGGAGCTTGCCGAAGCCTCCCCAGCCAACGAAGATGCTTCCCAGGGGGCCCTGGCTCGTCAAGTCCTCACGGAGGGCGCCCCTGCCGGGGCAGGTGAAACCGAGGCCTCCCCAGCCAATGAAGATCGCGCCGAGCCTGCTCCCGCCGACGTAGAGGCCGATGAGGCCGTTCCCGGCACTGCCGAAGCTGGTGGAGCTGCTCCTGAGCCCCACGATGGTGCCAaggccacccctgcccctggggaggcCTCCAAGGTCTTCCCTGCCACTCGGGAAGATGAAGATGCTCCCGCCTCTGCAGGCCTAGGTCAGGCACGACCCTCAGAGGCCCCTGggggccccacccctgcccagatGGGCACTGCTTCCAGGGTGGGCCCAGGAGGTCCTGGCTGTGGGCCAGAGGGCCTCGCCCAGGCAGGAGACCAGGAGGCTGGGGAGCCCCTGGAGGAGGGGCTCAAGCCCATCCCAGATGAGTCAGGAAACGAGGATGGGGCTGGGGGGACGGGCCTCCCCAAGTCCTCCTCAGGCATATAG